Proteins from one Cellulosilyticum lentocellum DSM 5427 genomic window:
- a CDS encoding GH1 family beta-glucosidase: MSFSKDFMWGVATAAYQIEGAYNEDGKGLGIWDTYSRLPNTIKNGENGDISCNHYHLYKNDIKLMKEMGIKNYRFSISWPRVFPDGIGKVNKQGLEFYSDLVDTLLENGITPLVTLYHWNLPNALQRKGGWLNPESSDWFADYTKVIVDHLSDRVTYWITINEPQVFVGLGYKDGVHAPFYKLPTSELTQMSHNILLAHGKAVRTIRQYAKKKAIIGFAPTGPCSIPHSRSTEDIEVARKCSFALDRDNFIFTNSWWGDPIVFGQYPEEAHKALGEDMPSINPGDMAIISEPIDFYGANIYQSQNAFATPKYPGQPVTSLGWAITPEVLYWSPKFLYERYKLPILITENGMAGCDLVHLDGRVHDDYRIDFLTRYISALKQAVEDGIEVMGYMHWSFLDNFEWAKGYAPRFGLVYVDYLTQRRIIKNSGYWYKKVMGTNGESL; the protein is encoded by the coding sequence ATGAGTTTTTCTAAAGATTTTATGTGGGGCGTGGCAACTGCTGCTTATCAAATAGAAGGTGCTTATAATGAAGATGGAAAAGGACTTGGAATCTGGGATACCTACTCTAGACTTCCTAACACCATAAAAAACGGAGAAAATGGGGATATAAGCTGTAATCACTATCACCTTTATAAAAACGATATTAAGCTTATGAAGGAAATGGGGATCAAGAACTACCGTTTCTCGATTAGTTGGCCTCGTGTATTTCCAGATGGCATAGGTAAAGTGAATAAGCAAGGTTTAGAGTTTTATTCTGACTTAGTGGATACCTTATTAGAAAATGGGATTACTCCTTTAGTGACGCTCTACCATTGGAATTTACCCAATGCCTTGCAAAGAAAAGGAGGGTGGTTAAACCCAGAAAGTAGTGATTGGTTTGCTGACTATACAAAGGTGATCGTTGACCATCTTTCTGACCGCGTAACTTATTGGATTACGATTAATGAACCTCAAGTTTTCGTAGGATTAGGTTATAAAGATGGGGTGCATGCGCCGTTTTATAAACTTCCTACAAGTGAACTGACACAAATGTCTCACAACATTCTTTTAGCTCATGGAAAAGCTGTTAGAACCATTAGACAGTATGCAAAGAAAAAAGCGATTATTGGCTTTGCTCCAACAGGTCCTTGTTCTATTCCTCATTCAAGATCAACAGAGGATATTGAAGTAGCTAGAAAGTGTAGCTTTGCCCTGGATCGAGATAACTTTATCTTTACTAATAGCTGGTGGGGTGACCCTATTGTATTTGGTCAATATCCAGAGGAAGCCCATAAAGCCTTGGGAGAGGATATGCCTTCCATTAATCCAGGAGATATGGCTATTATCTCAGAGCCTATTGATTTTTATGGTGCTAATATTTATCAATCTCAAAATGCCTTTGCTACTCCCAAATATCCAGGGCAACCAGTAACGAGTTTAGGATGGGCAATTACACCAGAAGTTTTATATTGGTCACCTAAATTTTTATATGAGCGGTACAAATTACCTATTTTAATTACTGAAAATGGTATGGCAGGTTGTGACTTAGTCCATCTAGATGGCAGGGTCCATGATGACTATCGTATTGATTTCTTGACGCGTTATATTAGTGCTTTAAAACAAGCTGTTGAAGATGGCATAGAAGTGATGGGATATATGCATTGGTCATTTCTAGATAACTTTGAATGGGCAAAGGGTTATGCACCTCGATTCGGTCTTGTGTATGTTGATTATCTTACACAACGTCGTATCATCAAAAACTCAGGTTATTGGTATAAAAAGGTTATGGGTACAAATGGCGAAAGTTTATAA
- a CDS encoding AraC family transcriptional regulator, which produces MQMTYIGHNHVHDMDFKIERPDGCGDYLALLIKSPALFHVNGQDVYTSPNIFFLYQKGTPQYYEAYKQPFSNDWFNFTLDAGDEDFLKKLHIPFEKPIPINNMQYFSLLIKNMTYEYYAGQNYGREALDHYMRLFLLKIAQVIPSLNKGIEKIHHDKFSLLRSKIYSAPYEKWCIEGLAHEATLSPYYFQRLYKKNFGVTCLKDIINARIEYAKYYLSQTNLSIKYIAETCGYENDVHFMRQFKSSTGLTPSEFRLQQYKS; this is translated from the coding sequence GGACATAATCATGTCCATGACATGGATTTTAAAATTGAACGTCCCGATGGATGTGGTGATTATCTTGCGCTGCTTATAAAAAGCCCTGCTTTATTTCATGTGAATGGACAAGATGTATATACCTCTCCTAATATATTTTTTCTATACCAAAAAGGAACACCTCAATATTATGAGGCTTACAAACAGCCTTTTTCTAATGATTGGTTTAATTTTACACTTGATGCTGGTGATGAGGATTTCTTGAAAAAGCTACATATTCCATTTGAAAAGCCTATTCCCATCAATAACATGCAATACTTTTCTTTGCTGATTAAAAATATGACATATGAATATTACGCTGGGCAGAATTATGGCCGTGAAGCATTAGACCATTATATGAGGCTTTTTTTATTAAAAATAGCTCAGGTCATACCCTCTCTTAATAAGGGCATTGAAAAGATTCATCATGACAAATTCTCTCTCTTACGTAGCAAGATTTATAGCGCACCTTATGAGAAATGGTGCATTGAGGGTTTAGCACATGAGGCTACGCTTAGTCCTTACTATTTTCAGCGTTTATACAAAAAAAACTTTGGCGTCACATGCTTAAAAGATATTATTAATGCGCGTATTGAATATGCTAAATACTACTTATCACAAACCAATCTTTCTATTAAATATATTGCTGAAACTTGTGGCTATGAAAATGATGTACACTTTATGCGTCAATTTAAATCTAGCACAGGTTTGACTCCTAGTGAGTTTCGCTTACAACAATACAAATCTTAA